TccgtatatttatatattcttattccattagTAACCTTACTAGGTATTAACTCAAACCTGCAAACATGTGGACTTCAACGTTTCAGTACCTTTTCTATTAACATTTTAGTACACGTCTGTGTATACTCGtgtaaattaattttaaaaagctAAATAAATCTACCTTGTTTCTCAACACACTCAATCCTGCAATGTGGGTCCGCTAGGAATATTCAGTCCCTGACTGCAATATTCAATGTACTATCATACGCTAGGTAAATTGTTCCATATGAACTGTGTCCCCGACACTTCTTTAACCCCTTAGGTCATTCACACATGGTATTAGTACCCTGACTTAATACCCAATGTACCACAGTCACTCAGCGAACTTATCTTATTTTCAATATAAACCCGTATTTATCTGTTATATTGTCGTTCCCCCACACTCACACTAGTAGGTACACCTACCCACCCACAGGAAAACCAACAGGTCCCTGACCTATCTAGTACATTGCATTCGTTATCATATGGTAATTTACCCCCAATAGTCCCTGACTATTTCCATGTATTCACATTCATAACATGTAGTCCCTGACTATCCACTCATTCAGTATATTTCATTTACACATTGCAAAATAGGGATGATCAATTAAAATTGCATTCACCACAGTTGtctatattgttatattatttttATACTAGGTATAGGGAATTATAATTTGGTAACTTACATCAGACAGGGTTTCTCACAAAATGAATTTGGTTAATGCCAATTTGCAGAACTTTAGTTATTCCACCATAGGTGTCTGCTTACCTTATTTTTGGTAGACCGGTCTTTTTGTGAGAGACACCGTCCgacgctgttggctgggctccctgcctgtgccattaaacccctacaactcatccagaacgccgcagcccgtctagtgttcaaccttcccaagttctctcacgtcaccccgctcctccgctctctccactggcttccagttgaagctcgcatccgctacaagaccatggtgtttgcctacggagctgtgaggggaacggcacctcagtacctccaggctctgatcaggccctacacccaaataagggcactgcgttcatccacctctggcctgctcgcctccctaccactgaggaagtacagttcccgctcagctcagtcaaaactgttcgctgctctggctccccaatggtggaacaaactccctcacgacgccaggacagcggagtcaatcaccaccttccggagacacctgaaaccccacctctttaaggaatacctaggataggataaagtaatccttctcacccccccttaaaatatttagatgcactattgtaaagtggttgttccactggatttcataaggtgaatgcaccaatttgtaagtcgctctggataagagcgtctgctaaatgacttaaatgtaatgttaaatgacaGTAACGGCCAATTGGCTGGCACGCCAATGTCCAGCGAAGTCCTTCACCAGATCACGTTCGGGGTCACCAATTGTCAGGGTTGCGTCAATtcaaatctggtatcaggataaatatgacaatgagtcaccgattgtatGCTATGTATTTTCTATAagctaagcaataagtggtaaatgcaattttcgtatatacgggctctctgtcccacctcgcagggcaaaactgacttgttcctgacaaagatattataatatactctgatgacagaagtagttcctgcttccgagccggcctgtcagagtagagacCGGGCGTGTTTTAGACTCACCcagcctatcgttgattgttgGCGCAGAGGCTGGTCCCAGCCCCCTAAGTGCTTCAGCGGTCAGTCGCTGTAGCTGTGTAGAATATACAGTTATCAGGCACCTGGCTCCTATTATCTAACAAaattctgtatttttccatcatgagaaaggcccatggccctgaaactgttaGCTGTCTTGAGACATTGTTAagttgcataacacatacatccacacaagccaacagcagataatattcaattaCATATATAGTAACGGGCTATATTGCATAACACAGAATCCTCATACCTCCCAGGTTCCTGAACCTGTGTAAGGATATGAATAGTACCATTTTTGTTTGAAATTTAGGGTAGTGGAGTGAATTTTgtttgtgtttattttttattttacgtAATTAGCATGATTTGTTAATCCCAATTTTTTTTGCGCTttggttatttttttaaacccCGTACAGTACGTGGCAGCAATACACCTGATGAGTGTAGTCTGACTATAAACCTCAGAGAAGACatggtaggaaccaaagtgttggtcagtgtttccaGTTGACCCTAGTTAGATGTTACATTACATGTTGTTTTCTTACTTCATGtagcctgctagctagctaacatattcaTACTTCGCTTACTCCTCCCTGATAAGATACCGCTGCACAAACATGCTTATCTAGGCCTACAACAGCACTGGTACCAGGCAGTATTTgctagctacgtttgctctgactCTTAATAATTATtacatttagcaagctagctagcctgctaactAGCGATTAGCAGCTAACATTATTTGAGCAACACCTTGCTAAGAAAATACATTATTTCGCCTTTAATGTAATGGCATGAAAATAATTGCCAGAATATTATacaatgacttatcaacagcTCTAACAATTTGACCCCAACAGGAAATCTACACTGGCAGTTATAGAAAGAGCCATTTACTATGttaccattgattcttgaagaatataacttataaatgcctcaaatGTTTCAACCATATTACACCCACCAGAAACCAAAACATAAGCTTGTATAACACCACTGTTTGTGAACTAATACTATATGTCTGAGGAGTAGGGTCGATCcaagcgttctgacctcacaatgaCAGTAAAGCgagtgctctgaaattggagtagaaGTTTATGAATTAGAATTTATGCCCCTGAATTAACAATGTCCATTGAGACGCGCGCGACCccttggataacatgaataatcaggtcaataaacgttgggtagttaaGTTAGAATATAGTTACcatactggcaagtttgatgtagccaactaacgttaggtagctagctcACATACCTATACATACTGCTGTAAAGATATGCTATGCATTTTGTAGGGATAGTGTAGCTAACATAACGTGTAACTTaattgaaaagtcattactttattacattgctgaacatttgtcataattagttaaccTTTTACGGCTGCTGTCCCtgttaaagcaatgaatttgtatccgctctcgttggacttcggctgcatattttccgccattttcttcaaatctgaaaacgatgtgaagccacgcccatttcctgaagaattgcattatgggccctaaagtACTGCGTGTTTTATGTCATATTTTGGCGAATTTAGTACGACATCCTGGAACTTTTGGcataataactacatcatactaTGAGCAATAAGCATGCCATATGCTCTATTAACATCACAAATAGTGCGGTTAAGTATGAGTATTCTAACACAGCTCAGGACtctgggcagccattttgtttgtttaaaaaCTAGGTTGCCCCTTTAAAAAAGCCACAcaacaatcaatcaaccaatctgcAGTTCAACCATAAACAAAACTGTAATTACACCACTGTTTTAGTAATAAGATGATgggtctggagaaatgtaactactctcaaattcataggcagacctatggatgcaaggactgaccatccatgatatcaacattatggttttaaccatgttatgaggctatacagtgttggtttacattgtttctaaacattggagtaaaaaaagTTTATTTGGGGTTCTCATGGGgtaaacagttgaactaagctcatgaggcatgcgctatattcttcaagaatcaatgcctataaataaataattgaaacGTCAAAATATGGATGTAGAAATTGCAAATTTCCCCTTTAAACAccacacatcagttcaacaaccgCAGAGTTCGTGCTTCTgtttttaagacagtacttactagtgTTAATCAGGGCCCGTTCATCGTTAGAACTATCAGACGCCCTGTTATGACAAAATTACAACTtcgtaacattaaacattcttgaaaatgcaaGTGTCTTACACCCTTCAAAAGATTTTAATATTGGTAATCAAACTACGTTTTCCAATTCAAAAtagctattacagagaacaaatcccatgcttttgtttgagaagagcaatcaagaacagaaacattttccgccatgacagtttttacacattcacatctgaaggtaaaATTATGACTTACATTCTGCTATCTTGCTCTTATTTATCTTCCTAAGTGACCCATTGATCAAATGAAGTGCCGTTttctttgataaaatccatttttatagcctaaatcaaaacattttttaaactgtTTGTGCAGTGAATTCCAACTCTATCATTTTTTTACAGAGCATTCAGCGTGATTCACCCCTGTAAACAATCGTTTATCTAGTCATGGTGGGTTTCAGTGCATTCCTCTGGATGTTTGCAAAACAGCCAAATACCGTTTTTTTGTGGGTAGTATTGACCGAAGTGAgctgatttgaagacaacaataAATGACTACCTAACACACCAATAATTTTAGCAAAGcttcattggggcggcagggtagcctcgtgtttagagcattagactatgaaccggaaggttgcaagttcaaacccccgagctgacaaggtacaaatctgtcgttctgcccccgaacaggccgtcattgtaaataagaatttgttcttaactgacttgcctagttaaataaaggtcaaataaaatcgATAGACTATATTTCTGCTCATTGATCTTCCTTATTccgctgggtagatagccaatgaggtGAACGCCAGTATGTAATGGTTTGGGGTTGGACCACAAATCCTTGGTTGTAATCGCACGCGCAGGGAACTCCTTACTCGCCTTGACGATCAGAGGAGTTGCTTGTAAGGCTTTTTACGCGCAGCTGTATTTCGGAAAGTTGTAGTTTCAACGATTTTATTGAAAATATCATGGCGAATAATTCATGTAAAGCGAAGTCCAACTCTAAAGTGGAAAAGTgaaagtgagacagatttttTGTTTGAGGAATCTTGGAGTGTTATGATTCAAACGAACTGTTTCTGCAAGGACAGGACGTACTTCTGGACGGGTGAGTGCGAATGCCGTTTTATGaaatattaaaaaaaatatatatatatatattatatataaaaaaatatatacatttttttgcaatgaaatgtgtagtttgtttgtgtgtgtgtgtgttggtttgtttgggtgtgtgtgtatgtatatatatatatatacaatggcAGGAGTTGAATGGAACACGttagtgactgttccctctgctctatacaatcaatacatatctgtttattttatgtgatgATAAAAGGCTCGTACAATACAAATCTTTTTTCATGTTTCACAGTGATAGCGACTCCGACTGGGAGCCGCTGCCCGCTCTACCTGTGCCCCCAGTGGTGTTCATATGCCACAGTTCATTACTGCAGGCATGACTGTgtctcagggccaaaagggcacaacATGGAGGCGTTGTTGCGTTCTGTGTCGCATGAAATGCACaacttgttcagtttgcctctgctttacatcagaaagagactgctatgggaaATGGCACAGGCAGCAAAATATTATGACCAGGACTTTCAAGGGGTGTactgtttttttttactgttttttttctaatattttttaaaacattttttggtgtgtgtgtgtgtgtgtgtgtgttagaattgctttttgatatgttgtatatagttatttgcactGCTGTATATAGTTTAGGTCATTTCAcaaattcggccacttgggtacattagggcgacttgtgtgggacacctgggtgacgtagctcacccattcctgaagttatcagtctgaaactttgcacacctacAGTTGCCCTCTTGTGTTATCCATCAAAATTATCTTATCTCAGCCTatggggctgagctacaggcagttcgatTTGGATATGTCTTCAGGTGGAAAGTGAGAACAAAGGgatgcagccataacaggttaagATGCGTCTGGGATATCCagttttctcctcttctccattgTTCGATGTGACagtcacctccccctcctcttctttcactgaaacgtcgTCGTCGTCCTCTTTAACTCTGAACGAGTCTTCCTCTTATTTAACAGAgacgtctttctcttcttctttcacggtAACAGCCTCAacctctacttgtttttgtattttaacagcctcctcttcctcctcctctttcatgaGAGCTTATTTCTCCTTCCAGcagccctcctcctcttcttcagaaGGAATGGGGTTAAGTTTGAGACTGGAGCTATGAGGCATGTACTGAAGTCGCTAAGCGGTATAATTCAAAGCAGTGTAACTTTATCAGCAGCACGTGATCAATGACGTCTGAAGAATCATTTCGTCGAACCCCTGATTGGTTTGGAATTGGGCTCCTTCGACATTACAGCCGACTGAATAATttacaaatcaccttgcatcataaataactacttattattatttataaatcagtcagccagtcaacgtTTACCCACAAcgcagtgtaacagtataactttagaccgtcccctcgcccatacacGGGCGCGaatcagggaccctctgcacgcatcaacaacagtcacccacgaagcatcgttacccatcgctccacaaaagccgcggcccttgcagatcaaggggaactactacttcaaggtctcagagcaagtgacgtcaccgattgaaacgctaactaagctagccgtttcacatccgttacagcaGCATGGATTTTATGCTCTCGAACACGGCCAGTGGTTTAATATATGACACAATGGCTTCGCTGCTACGTGTGGGGGATGTCATCTATAACAATGTGGCTGTTCAAAATTCTGTGTCGCTCAAAGCCTTGAGTAATTAACCTTTTTTTGACACAATTGGCTGGTAAGAGCCAATGCTTCAGGAAGCTTTGTTTCCCCATCACTAATTTTCAGCATGTTTTCTGTGAATTAGACTACAGGAGTTTTGTAACTTTTTCCACCTTGGCTTACTGTTAGTTGGGTTCTAACTGGTCTCCGGTAGTTGGTCTCGCTGACCATAACCGTGCTGGTTGGCTACACTGGTTAGGCTAATAGCTAGTTGGCTAAATAGCtgatgttagctggctggctaagaTAACTGCATATAGCTAACGTTCTTTGATTTTTGGTTAGATGGTGTTATGTATTTCCAAAACATTGGTTTACTTTAATCACTCAAGTCATGAGCGCAAATGATTGGTTTGGAAAAAGTTCTACATTTTAAGTTAtttctgttgtagtttacatcaCAGCGAATAGGCTGGTTCTCCATATTAGTTCACACCTGACTTTATCATTCTTCTGAATTCTGATTGGTTTTATGTAACAACTCGAAAAATAGAACTGTGAGGTGTAATTTTGCAATGGGACTTAAaacatttatatattttatttgctCTTTTAAACTTAACCATTTTTATTTATCCCCGTAGCCCACTCACTTTACATTTTTAGATTATAAAGCATTTGACCTTTCCACTGCGTTAACAATGGACGATTGGTTGATTTCCAGTATTTAAGATGATTGACGAGAAAAGTATCGTCCAACCATCGGGTAACTTGTttcatggggcagcagggtagcctagtggttagagcattggactagtaactggaaggttgcaagttcaaacccccgagctgacaaggtacaaatctgttgttctgtcgttcccctgagcaggcagttaacccactgttcctagaccgtcattgaaaataagaatttgttcttaactgacttgcctagttaaataaaggtaaaataaatggaCCTCAAAGGTGAGGGTGAATTACAGATGTTCACTGGGGGAATCGATGAAgttcctctgctgtcctctggaATAGAAGGAACACGTCATCAAAGGAAGACATTTACAGAGCCTGATGAGGTGCTAGAATGGATTGTTAGTGTTGACAATTAAGGTCTTCTCAAACAACCCGACATACAGATTGGCCTAATTagatgaccataatccattgcgcatttaaaatattttctaagtacaattgggtactttttacaccactgtTTAATTTACACCTGCTATGTAAAAGAAACAGAAGAATGCATGATGGTCAATGATATCTGCGATCCTTGGGGACATctctaccctaaaccctaaccgtaacccctaaCTTAACCATTTGAAATGTCAACTTCAACGGgctagggacgtcccaaggatatATCTCTACCTAAAAATatatgatctaagtgattgatagttggtattcagcagtcataaagccTAATTTACTTTAATGAACTACTAAAattgtgattttgtcagacagcagctctacaCTTTATTGACTGACTTATCcattcatccttccatccctccttagccttcctctcctctgaggacCCAGTGAGGGTGGAGCTCAGTCAGAGAGCTGTTGAGGGACTGGTTAGGAAGAACACTTCTACagccagagaggtgagaggtcacacaTGGTTTGGATGGTAAATATGTATCTCCCCTTAGCGGTTCATCACGTAAACAAAAGGGAATATGTTCCATCATCTATGTTTATTTACATTCGTGCAATTTATCCACTGATATAGGTGTAATTTCTCACCCCTTTTGGCTGTATGAAAGTTAATTTCCCCTCAGACACACATTTGTTCTTTGATATTATGAAGGTAATTTGTGTCAAATGTACTTTTCCCCACTCATTCACCCCACCTCTTTATATTGAGTGGCCTGACTGCATCCAGACTATATCAAAGGCCCATCCTGGTAGATCTGAACCTAATGCAGCTTGGAGTGATCGGATGACATAAGTCACATTTAGGTACCAGGTGTAACTGAGGCCGTAGATGCTTCATATCCATTACTTTGCGTGTTTTATATACTATGACTGAATGTGTTTCTTTCTGTGTTGCAGGGGCAGTCAAGAAATGGAACAGCAAGGCCACAGAACATTACATAAGCATAGCTGTGGGAGACCACCTCAAGCCCCTGGTAGAGCCGGGGGTGGTGTTTTACCACTCCACCACGCCTTCAGCAGGCTTGAGAAGTTGAATTGATCTGTTTGATCCATTTGTTTGTTTCAGTTTTCAGTAGTTGAATCCTGTGATGTATTGTTCATTTCAACATTTTTCATTTTCAACAAATGCACTGGGTTGGTTGAAAAGTGATACTAAACTTACATATCATGCACTATATTgacatagatagatagatagatagatacatagatagatacatagatagatacatagataGATATACTAAATTGATACTGTTTTTCATACTAAGATGGACCATGCACTATGTTGACAAGGTAGAAGATAGCATGAAAAACAGTATAAATTCAGTCTGAGATGGACCAAGATATGCCTTTGCACATATTTGTTCATTGGTTTAGtaagagtctgttgattggttCATTTGTTTTGCAATAtgatcaaatcaagctttatttatatagTACATTTCAGACATGACTTCACaggaaaaaaacaaataaaaataaactgaaatatttaGTACACAACAAACAGAAACTTAACTGAAAGCCTGAGCATTTTAAGGAAATGTCTTTGATTAAAATATTAACAATTGGATGCAACATCCAacacaaaatataagcttgttttactccaatattTGTTCTAACGTTCTCCATCAAGAAACCCAAAAAACTAAAGTCAAATTAAACGTTACATGAATTGTAAATATGAAATATCAAAATCAAATATACACCCCTTTGTTAATATGTATTGGCAATAATTAACTTAATGAATGGTGAGGCATggaataataaaacatgtatctttgtCAGGCGGAATGTTTGAAATATGAGGTAATTTGATTCATACTTCAGTCGTGGAATAAAGACAATTAGCATTTGAATGGTGTAAAGAAATACTGGAGTGATGTATGAATGTTAATAAAATGTATTATACTGCATCCATGTGAATCGGCGACAAGTATGTTGAAATTAATTTATCAAGTCATTGAAAAAAGACctgaaaatattttattttataaacAAAACACGACAACATCATACAAACAACATCATACCTGCTCTTTTTTTGTTAAGTCACTTTTTGTTAATTTACATAAATAGTAATAGATGTAAACAGATGgctacattttgaagtgttgcatTTTGATTCAAGAGGGTCACCAACGTGGTAAGTGTAACACAACTCTTTTTTTGTTAAATCACATAAATAATACTCTTTCAATTCAGAGCCTGGATTTGGCTAAAATTCATATCATGCTAAAATCAAATGAACAGGGGGCAAACATTTAGGGTGCTACATTGTGAAATTCATTCAAATACTCagactacaatgttaaaacattctacattgtgacaatATTTAATTGATATTGTGAAACAACTCCTTCAtgtatgtattttctgatgtttgatTAGATATATTTTATCAGAGTATCTCTTGTCACATTGATCATAGCCATAAGGTTTCTCTCATGTGTGTGTCCGCTGGTGTGATATCAGGCTGTTTGAccgagtaaaactcttcccacattgattacagctatGGGATTTCTCTCCTGTGTATTCGTTGGTGTGATTTCAGGCTGCTTGACTGAGTAAAACTTttcccacattgattacagctatacggtttctctcctgtatgtattctCTGGTGTATTTTCAGATAGACAGATgtagcaaaactcttcccacattgatcacagctaaaagatttctcccctgtgtgtattctctggtgtatcTTCAGATAGCCAGATGTAGCAAAACTCTTACCACATTGAGTACAGCtgtatggtttctctcctgtgtgtgttatctggtgtgatatcaggccacttgactgagtaaaactcttcccacattgatcacagccataaggtttctctccagtgtgtattcGCTGGTGTGATTTCAAGTTGCTTGGcttagtaaaactcttcccacattgatcacagccaaaaggtttctctccagtgtgaattCTCTGATGTATTTTAAGGTCTACTGAAGaggtgaatctcttcccacagtcagagcagcagtgaagattctctccagtgtgtattcTCAGGTGTAGTTTAAGTGAATCTGATTTTAAGTAACTCTTCCCGCAGTCAAAACAGTGgtgaggtttctctcctgtgtgtactcGCTGGTGTATTCTCTTATGTAGTTTAAGTGAATCTGATCTTGAataactcttcccacagtcagagcagtggtGAGATTTCTTTCCTGTGGGTCTCTGCAGGTATTTCttgaggtgttctgatctggagagactcttccctgcctcgtcagcatcatgatgttgttgaggatccccagaggatccacgatagtcctgtctctctcctgtgtgaacaacaaagttAGGCAGATGGTTAAAGGCTCAAAACAGCAGAAATCCACTGTTTATTTGAGTTAAAAGGTGATGCCCAGAGCGTACCCATGAAGTTGTTCAACAATTGACGTCTGTTAAATTATTTGACAAATGTCTTAAAACAGTCAAGTAAGCAACAATTTTGTATTGTTATCACATTAGTAGTAAAATCGATGATTGGAGGCTAGAAACAAGTTATTAAAGTTACTGAAACTCTAAGCAATGTGCCAGATGACTTTTGGTCTCCAATTTTGGGCCCTTTCTGTGTTTGCTAAAAATGGGCGCACGAGGGCGGAGCACACACAATTTGGTTGCAGAAACTCCtccctgctaatgaggaaaccgcaagttatggatgtagtatatctggtaatgaggaaaccactagttatggatgtagtatatctggtaatgaggaaaccactagttatggatgtagtatatctgataatgaggaaaccactagttatggatgtagtatatctggtaatgaggaaaccactagatatggatgtagtatatctggtaatgaggaaagcACTAgatatggatgtagtatatctgataatgaggaaaccactagttatggatgtagtatatctggtaatgaggaaaccactagttatgaatgtagtatatctggtaatgaggaaaccactagttatggatgttgTATATccggtaatgaggaaaccactagttatggatgtagtatatctggtaatgagggaaccactagttatggatgtagtatatctggtaatgaggaaaccactagttatggatgtagtatatatGGTTGGAGCAAAAATGGTGAGCGAAgattttagtttttcacaatgtatTCTGAATATTACAGCACAAGATCAGAGCAAGATCAGGAGTGCTACTCAAGGAAACTCATTTTAAGCTCTGTGTCGCTATTTACTAATTCACCACCGTGGGGGAAAACTCAGGGGAGGTCTCATAGGCCTACATTTACAGGTTGAAtatgagtgcatttcacactactttCGGATTCTAATTGTCAGGCTCGCTTGAATCTCCTGCTTTGTGTA
This genomic interval from Oncorhynchus gorbuscha isolate QuinsamMale2020 ecotype Even-year unplaced genomic scaffold, OgorEven_v1.0 Un_scaffold_428, whole genome shotgun sequence contains the following:
- the LOC124018195 gene encoding gastrula zinc finger protein XlCGF8.2DB-like produces the protein MSSLNYSPPVKVEEVCWTEKEALGLNIVVKEEKEEEDVTVKQEEKDVFGMKDEEGEITVTLEDDEEEKTGELINTSKYRERQDYRGSSGDPQQHHDADEAGKSLSRSEHLKKYLQRPTGKKSHHCSDCGKSYSRSDSLKLHKRIHQRVHTGEKPHHCFDCGKSYLKSDSLKLHLRIHTGENLHCCSDCGKRFTSSVDLKIHQRIHTGEKPFGCDQCGKSFTKPSNLKSHQRIHTGEKPYGCDQCGKSFTQSSGLISHQITHTGEKPYSCTQCGKSFATSGYLKIHQRIHTGEKSFSCDQCGKSFATSVYLKIHQRIHTGEKPYSCNQCGKSFTQSSSLKSHQRIHRREIP